From the Rhodoferax mekongensis genome, one window contains:
- the ispE gene encoding 4-(cytidine 5'-diphospho)-2-C-methyl-D-erythritol kinase, whose product MQSLYDIPAPAKLNLFLHIVGRRDDGYHLLQSPFMLIDWCDTLHFSQRSDGQVSREDLTWALPEDDLVVRAARALQQATGCTAGAHIAIHKSIPAQAGMGGGSSDAASTLLALNRLWNLKLPLEALAKIGLQLGADVPFFLGGRNAWVEGIGEKLTPIEIPVSRWLVVKPDAGLETKRIFSDPNLKRDSECATIYGFAAHTFDKTLSQTRNDLQAIAQTLCPEVHQALQWLDSKGLSGRMTGSGSAVFAHLNQDINLDDVPSNFEVKVCSSLDVHPLQGWAPSDGLSVGSV is encoded by the coding sequence ATGCAGTCGCTCTACGACATTCCCGCCCCCGCCAAGCTCAACCTGTTTCTCCATATCGTGGGCCGCCGCGACGATGGCTACCACCTGCTGCAATCGCCCTTCATGTTGATTGACTGGTGCGACACCCTGCACTTCAGTCAACGCAGCGACGGACAAGTCAGCCGCGAAGATTTGACCTGGGCCCTGCCGGAAGACGACCTGGTGGTCCGCGCCGCGCGCGCCTTGCAGCAAGCGACCGGCTGCACTGCAGGTGCACATATCGCCATTCACAAGTCCATCCCCGCCCAAGCCGGCATGGGTGGCGGCTCATCCGATGCGGCATCGACGCTGCTCGCATTGAACCGGCTCTGGAACCTCAAACTGCCCTTGGAGGCGCTCGCCAAAATCGGCCTGCAACTGGGCGCTGATGTGCCATTCTTTTTGGGCGGGCGCAATGCCTGGGTGGAAGGTATCGGAGAGAAACTCACTCCTATAGAGATACCGGTTTCGCGTTGGCTGGTGGTCAAACCGGACGCCGGATTGGAGACGAAAAGAATTTTTTCTGATCCAAACTTGAAACGGGACTCAGAGTGCGCTACAATCTATGGCTTCGCTGCACACACTTTCGATAAGACATTGAGTCAAACCCGAAACGACTTGCAGGCCATAGCCCAGACGCTATGCCCCGAGGTTCATCAAGCCCTTCAGTGGCTGGATTCCAAAGGCTTAAGCGGTCGGATGACGGGTTCAGGAAGCGCAGTTTTTGCGCACCTCAACCAAGACATCAATCTGGATGATGTGCCAAGCAACTTTGAAGTCAAAGTGTGCAGCAGTTTGGATGTTCACCCCCTTCAGGGATGGGCACCCAGCGACGGTTTATCGGTGGGTAGCGTTTAG
- a CDS encoding outer membrane lipoprotein LolB, translating to MKRRRFTSALALVATSFIAGCAHRTGANGAFPAEAQWNGRLALKVQTEPPQAFSADFELGGSPQSGLLVFFTPLGTAAARLQWAPGVATLLADGETRHFDSLAALAQQATGAELPVRALFDWLNGQATEVPGWTVDLSRLEQGRLQAARAAGAFPAVDLRIVLQR from the coding sequence ATGAAGCGCAGGCGTTTTACCAGTGCCCTGGCGCTGGTTGCTACATCTTTTATAGCTGGTTGCGCACACAGGACGGGCGCCAATGGCGCTTTTCCTGCAGAAGCTCAATGGAACGGTCGTCTGGCACTCAAGGTGCAAACCGAACCGCCTCAAGCCTTCAGCGCCGACTTTGAGCTGGGCGGCAGTCCGCAAAGCGGTCTGCTGGTGTTCTTCACCCCCCTGGGCACCGCCGCCGCGCGCCTGCAATGGGCACCGGGCGTTGCCACGCTCCTGGCTGACGGCGAAACCCGCCATTTCGACTCCCTTGCTGCCTTGGCGCAGCAAGCGACTGGCGCCGAACTGCCAGTGCGGGCCCTGTTTGACTGGCTGAACGGCCAAGCCACCGAGGTCCCCGGTTGGACCGTGGACCTGAGCCGGCTGGAGCAAGGTCGCTTGCAAGCCGCCCGAGCAGCGGGCGCATTTCCCGCGGTGGATTTGCGTATCGTGCTGCAGCGCTGA
- a CDS encoding tetratricopeptide repeat protein, translating into MHRTPRLITLAALLAGLAPIAPAMAATPAPVIVNSDLDARLMYQILQAEMSALDGDEANAFSLTLDAARRSGSVKLYERAVELGLRARSAEFAIEAARAWQRAYPTAKEPNRYVLQILIGTNRLAEIADPLKRELQGLTGKERVTAINQIPRYFPRVTDKALAANVVEQALAADLPTSNYGPAAWAAVGVMRFGAGNTAGALDAAQRGAALDSSADEPAILALNLMEAKTPAAEAVVRKYLAGKAIPEIRMAYGRTLIGAQRYSEALEQMKVLNQQKPEFPDAWLVRGSLELQDRGNTVAEKSLKKYLSLLPAEQDSSDESETGRGAVQAYLLLAQIAEQNGKADEANAYLQRIKSPQDALRVNTRRAMLLARQGKLDDALMVIRTSPELQADDARTKLATEIQLLREYKKMDEAYALLGKAVKTYPDDTTFAYDQAMVAEKLGRIDEMERLLRQLISKAPDYHHAYNALGYSLADRNMRLPEARQLILKALEFAPGDPFIVDSLAWVEYRSGNLAEAKRLLEQAFAKRQDAEIAAHLGEVLWVSGQRDAANKVWRQGLEQQKDNETLLETIKRLNPSL; encoded by the coding sequence ATGCACCGTACCCCACGCCTCATTACCCTGGCCGCCCTGCTGGCCGGACTCGCCCCCATCGCTCCCGCCATGGCGGCAACACCCGCGCCGGTGATCGTCAATTCCGACCTCGATGCACGGCTGATGTACCAGATCCTTCAGGCAGAGATGAGCGCACTCGATGGTGACGAGGCGAATGCTTTCTCGCTCACGCTCGACGCTGCCCGGCGCTCGGGCTCGGTCAAGTTGTATGAGCGTGCGGTTGAGCTGGGTTTGCGGGCCCGTAGCGCCGAATTTGCCATCGAAGCGGCACGTGCCTGGCAGCGTGCCTACCCGACCGCCAAAGAACCGAACCGCTATGTGCTGCAGATATTGATTGGCACCAACCGCCTTGCCGAAATTGCGGACCCCCTCAAGCGCGAACTGCAGGGGTTAACGGGCAAGGAACGGGTGACCGCGATCAACCAGATTCCCCGCTACTTCCCCCGGGTGACGGACAAAGCATTGGCCGCCAACGTGGTGGAGCAAGCACTGGCGGCAGACCTGCCGACCAGCAATTACGGCCCTGCCGCTTGGGCCGCTGTAGGCGTAATGCGGTTTGGCGCTGGCAACACGGCCGGCGCACTGGATGCCGCCCAGCGCGGTGCGGCGCTCGACAGCTCCGCGGATGAGCCCGCCATATTGGCCCTGAACCTGATGGAAGCCAAGACGCCCGCCGCTGAAGCGGTCGTGCGCAAATACCTGGCTGGCAAAGCCATTCCCGAAATCCGCATGGCCTATGGCCGCACCCTGATAGGTGCGCAACGCTATTCCGAAGCGCTGGAGCAAATGAAGGTGCTGAACCAGCAGAAGCCCGAATTCCCGGATGCCTGGCTGGTGCGAGGTTCCCTGGAGCTGCAAGACCGCGGAAACACCGTGGCGGAAAAGTCGCTCAAAAAGTACTTGAGCCTGCTGCCCGCTGAGCAGGACAGCAGCGACGAATCAGAAACCGGCCGCGGTGCCGTGCAGGCCTACCTGCTGCTGGCGCAGATTGCGGAGCAGAACGGCAAAGCCGATGAAGCCAATGCCTACCTGCAACGCATCAAGAGCCCCCAGGACGCTCTTCGGGTGAACACCCGCCGCGCCATGCTCCTGGCCCGCCAAGGCAAGCTGGACGATGCGCTCATGGTGATCCGCACTTCGCCCGAGCTGCAAGCGGATGACGCCCGTACCAAGCTGGCCACCGAAATACAGCTGCTGCGGGAATACAAAAAAATGGACGAGGCCTACGCCCTGTTGGGCAAGGCCGTCAAAACCTATCCGGATGACACCACCTTTGCCTATGACCAGGCCATGGTGGCCGAAAAGCTGGGCCGCATCGACGAGATGGAACGCCTGTTGCGACAGCTCATCAGCAAAGCACCGGATTACCACCACGCCTACAACGCGCTGGGCTACTCGCTGGCGGACCGCAACATGCGCCTGCCGGAGGCCCGCCAACTGATTCTCAAAGCGCTGGAGTTCGCCCCCGGTGATCCCTTCATCGTGGACAGCTTGGCTTGGGTGGAATATCGCAGCGGCAATCTGGCAGAAGCCAAGCGTCTTTTGGAACAAGCTTTTGCCAAACGGCAGGATGCAGAGATTGCAGCTCACTTGGGCGAGGTGCTCTGGGTCTCCGGGCAACGCGATGCCGCCAATAAGGTATGGCGCCAGGGCCTGGAGCAGCAAAAAGACAACGAAACGCTTCTGGAAACCATCAAGCGCTTGAACCCTTCGCTATGA
- the mutM gene encoding bifunctional DNA-formamidopyrimidine glycosylase/DNA-(apurinic or apyrimidinic site) lyase: MPELPEVEVTRRSFADRITGATIQGVRMGKPLRWPLQCEPAVLVGMRVRGVRRRGKYLLIDLSDGLLLVHLGMSGSVIFDRHLPPAGLHDHFDMVTDLGTLRLHDPRRFGAVVFAAGESDPVAQKLLGHLGVEPLGDGFDPAAFLAGLRQRKAPIKQVLLAGEVVVGVGNIYASEALFLAGIRPTSPANSISKPRVAKLHAAVKDVLSRAVEKGGSTLRDFSNANGESGYFQLEANVYGREGAPCRVCATPVRAIRQGQRSTYYCMVCQKR; this comes from the coding sequence ATGCCTGAATTGCCCGAAGTCGAAGTGACCCGCCGGAGTTTTGCCGACCGCATCACCGGCGCCACCATTCAGGGCGTGCGCATGGGCAAACCCCTGCGCTGGCCCTTGCAATGTGAGCCGGCAGTGTTGGTCGGCATGCGGGTGCGTGGCGTGCGGCGCCGGGGCAAGTATTTGCTGATCGACCTGAGCGACGGCTTGCTGCTGGTGCACCTGGGCATGTCAGGCTCGGTCATCTTTGACCGCCACTTGCCGCCCGCCGGCTTGCATGACCACTTTGACATGGTGACGGACCTGGGCACCCTGCGCCTGCACGACCCCCGCCGCTTCGGAGCGGTGGTGTTTGCGGCAGGCGAGTCTGACCCGGTTGCGCAAAAGCTGCTGGGCCACCTGGGTGTGGAGCCGCTGGGCGATGGTTTTGACCCCGCCGCCTTTCTGGCCGGCCTGCGCCAGCGCAAAGCGCCTATCAAACAGGTGTTGCTGGCCGGCGAGGTGGTGGTCGGGGTGGGCAATATTTACGCATCGGAGGCCTTGTTTCTCGCCGGCATACGCCCCACCAGCCCGGCCAACAGCATCAGCAAACCAAGGGTGGCCAAGCTCCATGCGGCGGTCAAAGACGTGCTCAGCCGCGCGGTAGAGAAGGGCGGCAGCACCCTGCGGGATTTTTCCAATGCCAATGGCGAAAGCGGGTACTTCCAGCTCGAAGCCAATGTCTACGGCCGCGAGGGCGCGCCTTGTCGTGTGTGCGCCACACCGGTACGCGCCATCCGGCAGGGCCAGCGCTCCACTTACTACTGCATGGTTTGCCAGAAGCGCTAA